Within the Apium graveolens cultivar Ventura unplaced genomic scaffold, ASM990537v1 ctg3773, whole genome shotgun sequence genome, the region ccactcgcaaaagaatcgccttaaaactcgtaatggttaatttattaaaaatggtggagccgagggtactcgagtgacttaagagaaccagtaagcgcaaagcgagcgttagagtctaatttggttagagtatagaattacaagtgactttggtttaattccaacttacttgttgtttataggttaccagactcgtcccgagccttttatcacccccagtcgctcaggcaagttttctacccgttatactgttattgtgatgtatatttgtatatgcattatcttgcgatagatgcatgttggttaattagcaaatgttgcgatatattgaagcatgctgatatggtatatatatgcatgcctgtttcgtattcttgccatatatatctgttggttcagttgataatacctgtgctagagaataacggtaatttgcatatacccttagtatagggacccaaaggtgaaaacattttctaaaaccgggagtcgaggatcccgagtagattttatatatatatatatttatatatatatggttatagttttccaagctattaatcgaataagatttattcgataactttattttatttaatgaatattatttgaatattcatccgaggacttatgactcctttattttattattgaatattatttcgaatattcattcgagggcttatgactcagtttatattatttaatgattgttaattggatagtcatttgaggatgtattgactcctttattttatttaatgaatattatttataatattcattcgaggtattatgactccgcttattatttaataatattctttattttattaaagaataatgtttcgataatcaaacctattttcaattattcaaataaagataatactttcatataagtatatctttggttatttaatatccatttcaagtataagttttaaaacttctacttcgattatttttataagattattctctatgggaatattatttaaataataatattcagatattttctaaatatattgggactgatttacttcattaaatcagcattactccaaacactctttaaagtgttttcgagtcttcaaaatgatttttaaaagttagagcggatcccaaaactcatttttttatatttaagatcttcctttcaagggggatttaaatactcgctcaaaacctgggggatccagctctgtggtgcattttatattcgcaacgtggttgctgttttgagaaaacaaatgaattgattacttacccaacgttcgggaagtaagcccatctaattgagtcggcataagcgacaggccggggtacggtctatcaaagtgtaagtggctgggtggcagtccatcaacgcgtaagaggtcgggtggcggtccagcacaaggtccttatgtggccagggtgatgaccggtgggggattcatccatctactagtagaaaaggttacttattggtatctttgcctgatcagcaagatatcgggtttatgccaaaattcttttctttccaaaatttattggatattgcaactctgttcatactttacatgacagaggtttccagaaaatatatgggagatatatatgaatatatttatatatcgggacttaatgaagcatctcgtaacttcattatttataatgatatttcaaggattgaatctattcaagtcttatcttgtagtctcatctgggtgataaacttttgaaactaattataacttgaacggtggtagttcaagtagtatttggaaaagatataagtatattggagtatcttgtaacttcatcttttaaacttatatctagtaaatgattatcttatgcatgacaaagattttcagaaaaatgttgagacaaggttagatatatgagatcaccttgcaacgatatttttatacagttatacactggaactctgtgtgtattatgcatggaagaggacttccaatattttgaaaagtatatatgtatatatatatactgaatattttgcgacttcatcgcattaagatatcaaacttggttcatttcttttgaccaagattttcatgagtactatgagaatgctcatatattgtaaattattatacatattatttcggtgggcttgttgctcacccttgctttctttttttcatcacacaacatcagatagataagatgaacatgaccaagctcccaattcgcaaacggataggaaacgttccgcagctttcgggaagcgttgaggccgctgtagcggaggtagaaattaccaataggctaggctttcaacttttgatgtaccagattatgtatatttatgaattgtaataatggcaaagaaatgtaaatttattcagaaacctttttaaggtgtattggcatataatggtggaataaaacgacttgtgattatttttggatattcatctctgagactataacttgtggtgtgtgtgtttattgtggggtcacagtacagagtagttgataatttattaagattgggtgttattaagggaaatggaactcgtgataacccggatccccgaccccgaatttgggggtgttacacaaagCAACTCAGGATTTGTGCTCGCCTTTGATTCTGCCATTTATTTTTGTTGTCACTTGCAGTTTTATCGAATTAAAGTAGACACAAATTAGCTAAAGGTTAGTTTTATGTGTTGAAATGACAAAGTACTGAAAGAAACAAAAACACTGCCATACTTTAAAAGTAATTAGAAAAACCATTTACGCGGAAAACCCTAACTTGTAACATAAACATTCATATAATATGGTCTTAAACTAATACCGAGTGTATAAataaaatgaatataaaataaGATCAAACATGCTGGAGCCTTACCATTTTAACCGAGTTGTGTGTGGTCAGAGCTAGAATGTCGGCACAAGAGACAACACCACAAGAGACAACACCAGGACAAATATTTTCACCTACAGCTATACCATCAACAACCTCAAATACCCTGGAAGAATTAACATTTGGAGTTTCTCTTTTCAGTCTTGTAAATTAAAATGTGCCATCGAGAAGAATTAATCTAATACATCTCTGAAAAAAAATCAAAGTAATGATGAGtacaaataatataaaagtaGATATACGACATAATCAAAACACTATTGCATAATTCTAAATTTTATGCATTTGGGATTAACAAATTAACAAATAAACTCATTTGCGACTTCTGTCTAGGGGAAAAACTCATGTGTGTTAATATTTCACGATGGTTTAGTTTTGGTTGTCattgttaatacaatcaaattcAGATTTGTTGCCAAAAACAATTAGATATTAAGCACTACAATTACTCATATCAAAGTGATCCATTCAGCATAATGTCTTGTTAAGATTACCATGGACAACTTGAAACTTTAGAATATGAACAAACCATATCACTGTCGAACTACCAAGTCTATTGATCACCTCAAAACCTAAATTCAAAATCTAATTGCATAAAGCAAAATAAATACCAAAATCAAACCATACATATTCATTGCATATCAGCAAAGCTAAACTTAACACTTACTTAAGGTGCACAGAGGATTTCTACAAAGTGACTTGGGAAATTATAACTGATTACCAATCAAAAGCAGTAAGATTATTAATTAAAGCTTGAGGGGAAAAACTGAAAATACCAATGTCTCTCTGTCCCTATCAAGCCGAAGACATTACTCTCCTGGCTATAGTGATAGTGCATTATGGCATAACCTAGTGATATATACACTTTACAAAGTAGTGTTCACCTCACAACAACACATTATAGAAGGGTCTGGGCCTAAACACTAAAATGCAAGTTGAGTTTGTATATTTGTTGCATTGGTGAGTTAGTCCTGTaaaacaaaaaataaataaataaataaataatgattcATAATTAGAGTTAGTCCTGAAAGACAAAAAAATGGAATAAACAAATAATGATTCATAATTAGATAGTATGCTCATGCAGTGCTCTGGACAATGGAATATCCGCGCACATATAAAAACGTAATCCAAAAAGTATACATTAATGTCATGGTATACAGTAAAGCATGTTTCtcttttaaatatattaaaaaatattccTCAAATATAATATTAGTGAAGATTGATTGGCAAACTAATCTACATTGGTAAGTTCAATGTTATCCTTGATTCTATAGATCGAAAACCTTATCACGCCTAACTCATACCTATCAATTTATATATAAGAATTAATCACAACTTTTTATTGAAAATGCAGCAATTACAAATTTTCCCTACAAAATCTAGAAGGATTAATTATGAATGTAATTCCAGCTTATTTACGCCATGAAATGGATTCTCCTACAAAACATATTGTGTCTAAAGATCTATAAAGTAATTGTCATCCTTGTATTTCAAGATTTGAGCTTTCTGTCTTTTACCCACCCGGAAATATAGTACTTTAATCACAACTCAATATCATAAAAATGAGTTGATTCTGCACATTTCTGAACACATGCCGGAAATCAAAAAAATTTAATGATATGAAGTGGTTGGTGTTATGAGTCGAGCTTATAAGCTTCCTTGGAAGTCAGGACATTGTTTCCATCCATCCATCCTTTTTTTAATCTTTTTTTGCAATAACATGGTACAAAAAAATATAACAAATTTCCAAAAAATAGAGTGTGAAATTTTGGCAAAATATAGATGAAAAACAGAATGCAATCTGACGTACATGCTAAAAAAAACTTAGTGTTAACTAATGACAGATGCCAGATATACACAAAATTCTCAATTTTATTGTGTTgctaattatattttaaaatctcACAAGAATAGGGAAAATAATTTGTGAATAATTCAAGCATGCAATATATAACAAACATAGGCACTCAGTCTAGTTTCTACTGCATACTTGAATTGGGTTCGACCATGGGTTTAATAAACTAACATCAATATAGAAATGTATCATAACTGGGTCTTAAATTAAATATTCTGAAATATAAAAAAATTCCAGATCATATATATGCACACATTGAAGAACAAAGAAACACCTAAAGTAAGTATCATATTAGCATAAAAATCACACCTGCCGACTTCCTGAAAACTGCAAGAACTTGCATACTGGCCGTATAAAATCTCCCTGCAAAATGAATCAATAATAAAAGATCAAAATCGGATAGCATAACAGACTTACCAGTGACATTTTATATGCTGTCTACCGAGCAGCCGAAAGGTTGTAGCCGACAAAGGCCTTTCATTTTCCAAGCCCAATAAGACAGAAAGGTTTATAATTAGATTAACTAAAGATTAATCGAAATATATATACACTTGTTGGATGATTTTCGAAATTAGGCGTCTTCACTGATGAAAAATGGAAAATGAAGAAATTAGGAAAGGAGAATATGAGTCTCGAGGAGTGCCACGTCacctttatatacatatatagatAGATATAACAAATATAACTTTTTACTCTAAAGAAAATAGTATTTGTTTCGTCGCCGAGACGTAGAAGAGTTAAATGGACCCGCCAAACAAAATAATAGGCCCAAACAACACAAAACCCCCAACCGAAAATACATTtcaataaaattagggtttatagtaTAAACACTGGACACACAAGTCACCCGCACTAACACTCATCGGCATAATGGCATTTAAATAacaaaaattaaaacaaaattatattattggtcgattttaaaataaatttaaaatccaattaattataattaattagaTTTGGTCAGTATATTTGATTTCAGgctaaaaaaataataaatactattaattcagtaaaaaaattatattattacaCTAGTAATTCATTAATCGATATAATAGCTTCAGACTagaacaaaataatatataatattcatccgcgttaaataataatataaacaaaTATGTATTAAAATcgtgtatatataattattattaaatcatatGAAAATGTTGAATAAACAAATTTCACGTTTTTAAAATTTCAAttcaatttatatttaaaaattatataaatttgGAAAATTCATGTATCGCAATAATTTTAAGTTAGTTTACGTGAAATATGACCTTTTTTTGCTAAGAATAAGGAATATGACTTTTTTTACTTAAAAGAAAATACCATTTGTTCCGACAgaaaaaaaatattgatttttccgGTCGGTGACGTTGAAGAGTTAAATGGATCGGCCCAACAAAATTAAAGGCCCATATTACACAAAATCCACAACCAAAAATACCCCATTTCAATAAAACTAGGGTTTTACAGTATAAACACTGAACACAGGCCAGCCGCACCAAAACTcgccgagagagagagagagagagagagagagattcaGAGAGATTCTACAATGGCACCGAGCAACAAGCCGAAAGTGAGCCGTAACCCAGATCTAATCCGCGGCGTAGGCAAATACTCAAGATCCCAAATGTACCACAAGCGTGGTCTTTGGGCTATCAAGGCTAAAAACGGCGGCGTTTTCCCTCGTCACGATGCTAAGCCAGCTGCGCCTGAGCCTGTTGCCAAGCCACCAAAGTACTACCCAGCTGATGAAGTTAAGAAGCCTCTTGCTAATAAGCGCAAGGCCAGGCCCACTAAGCTCAGGTTCTTTTTATTTTTGTGCCCtcttttattttttgtttttttcttaaaaatattctAATTTTTTTATGTGTTTAGGGCAAGTATTACACCAGGGACAGTGTTGATTATTTTGGCTGGGAGGTTTAAGGGCAAGCGTGTTGTGTTTCTTAAGCAGCTTGCTTCTGGATTGCTTCTTGTTACTGGTCAGTTTTATTTATCGTGTTTGTTTATGATTGTTAATGCATCGGTTTCTTGTTTGATTTCGATAACAATGTATAAGATGATATAgtttttcatttttaatttcaagaTTAGCAGAAGTATAATTAGGCTCCAAACAATTATAATGTGTTGATTGTTCTTATGTTGAATTATGTATAACATTAGTTTTACGTGAGGTAAGCAAAACAAATGCAAATTGTTGGTTAAATATTATGGGCAGAAATGTTTCCCTCGTGTTGGTTAATATTTTTTGAAATTGCTTCTTACCCTGTTATTTCTGTTGCTGCTTTATGATGAGAATACATCCAGCGGTGATTAGTGCCACTAGCGATTGTATCTCAATTTTTACCAGTGTTTTCAAATGTTAAACTGAATATCAGTTTTTTCCCTCGCTTTGCTTTGTTCTTCCCTGTAGATATGTAGGTAGATATGTATTTTAAATATGCAAAGTAGTAAAATTGTGGGAAGAAATTGGAtgatttttttgtaattttgaTAATTTGGTTGATCCAATGTTTTTGCATTTGAGAATTCGTGTTTAATTATTCTTGTTAGTTTTTATCTTTAATTTGGGCCAATACTATTGTGTATTTTAGATTGAAATGTATCTAAACTCTTACCAGGGGGAAGTCACAAATTTCTTTAGGGTATAGTGTGAACTCGTTAAAAAACGTGAGGGACTACTTGTTTGTCCTCTTTTCAGATGGTTGTTACTGGTCCATATTTAAATGTTTATTACATAATAGCAGCTCTGGCATTAATGTTTTCATTTTGTTTGTAGTTGATTAGTCTTAAAGCTTTGTGGTTATGGTTTAAAATTTACCCCAACCCTTCTGTACAGTTTCTGGTAGTATATTTCAACACTAGTACAGAATATTTTTTGTTTAAGAAAGTACACATTGTTGTGttcttaatttttttatttcaaCAGGGCCATTTAAAGTTAACGGTGTCCCTTTGAGACGTGTGAACCAAGCATATGTGATTGGTACATCAACCAAGGTTGACATTTCTGGGGTTAATGTTGAAAAGTTTGATGACAAATACTTTGCCAAGGAGGTAACAAAGAAGAACAAGAAAGGAGAAGGGGAGTTTTTTGAGGCAGAGAAAGATGTAAGACTTATTCTTAATTTTACTTAGTAGACTCCAGAAGCTTCCTCTATAAAATATATGTTGTTTTCCCCAAAATTTGTAGGAAAAGAAGGCACTCCCACCGGCTAAGAAGGAGGATCAGCAAATTGTAGATGCAGTCTTGTTGAAGTCAATTGAGTGCGTTCCAGACTTGAAGACCTACCTGAGTGCAAGATTTTCCCTCATGTCAGGAATGAAACCCCATGAGCTTGTTTTTTAAGTACTGTTATACATGAGATTCAGTTTGTGTTCACCAGTTTTTCATCTTCAATTGCTCTTCATTTGCGAGATAGAAATGTACTATTTTGTTTCCTTAGATGTTAAGGTCTCTTATCAATTGATGAATGACTTAATTTTTGCTTGGTGATTGTTTAGTTTTGCAATGATTTTCTTCATAGTATATATTCCCTCTATGTTACTCGCCGAATGAGGTCAGTGTATACCATGAAGAAAAGCGCTATTATCTGCAGTGCTTATAGGTTGACAGGGGAATCTTGGAGATCAACAATAACTATTCACATGACCAATTCCTCTTTAAAGGTTTTTACGTACATATAAGCAGGTGTCTGATTTTAGATTCATACATTATTGAGAGATGAGTTGTTAAGTTCTTTCttgtttctggaatttttataTTTCTCTTCTCAACCAGGTTAAAGATATTAAATtgtaaattaaataataataatttttaatattttgtatTTGTTATCAAAGCACAGGCTCGTACCAATAATTAAACTTGACGTTATTTTATACTGATTATACTACTAGGTGATAGATTTAAAATATCAAGATATAAAAGAGCAAAAAGTCTGGGAATTGTTTGTGATAGAAAGAGTTAAAATACCAAGATGAAAAATAGCAAACTGGTCTTAGTTTTATTTGTGATAGAAGCTAGCAATTGATATCGTATCATCCAAAGAATTAAGCATGTGAAATATTGGGATAAATACATAATACATTTGCTGTGTTCAAGGGTTATTATTCATTGCAATAATAAATACGTAGATGACAAGCATCCCCAAATTGCACCCCCAGAGTGAAACCATTGACTAACTTGTAGATTCTTCTATCAATAAGTTGTAATGCGATTCCTTGTAAACTTTtatttgtaagttatattttctTTGACAAAGAAAATACATGTAATGCCCTTATAATGTTAACAACTTCCGTCCAGAGTTGGGCCTAGCATGCAGGTAATGGAGCACCGCACAAGCAGCGGTTATGAAAGTACTCGGCGTAAGTGAAACTCTGTAAATTACCTCCTACTGGGATCTGCCCGCATAATCTGTTATAACAGAGATTAAATTGTTGTAAATATTTCAGTTTAGTCAATCGCACTGGAACACTTCCATTCAATTTGTTATGGTTCAAATCCAGAGCATTCAGAGTCTCAGGAAACTCGAGGTTTGAAATATCAAACTAGAACAAGTTCCTTGAGAAGTCAGCGTCCTGCAATGTCTTGGCTTTTCCAAACAAGAATGATAGTTGATTGTGCGAGAGAAAGAGGTCGGGCGGGGATAATCCTGTGAACGCTCCAAAGGATTCAGGGATTGTTCCAGTGAGTCTGTTGCGATCCATGTGAAGAGCAAGGAGGTTGGGAAGGAGGGACAGAGGAGGGATTGAGCCACTGAGTTGATTGAACGACAAGTCTAGGTAAGTTAACGCTGAGAGCTTGCTAAAGAATGAAGGGAAAGGTCCCCTGAGGTTGGTCCAACTGAGTCTGACCATTTGGAGTTTGGAGAGTTTAGCAATAGCTGATGGTATTTCTCCGGTGACATTTGTTAGATGCCGGAAGATTAGTTTTTCGATAAAAGGCTAGTCTCCTACTGCTGCCGGAATTTGTCCCGATATATTATCCTGGAAGATGGTGAGGGAATTAATGCGGTTGGTGTTGGGATCACAGTCCACGCAGTACCAATTGCAGGATTCAGTATCCGGGATCCGGTAAGCTAATTGGTATGGGTTATTTAGGGCTAGCTTGATTTGTAAGAGGACCTTTTCGTCCTTTGGGTTGCACCTCTTTGAGTAGGAAGGTAATGACAGGGAGAATACGTAAAAGAGAAAAACAATGAAGAGCTTCATTTTGCAGTAGTTGCTAATATGGTTGCTAATATGGTTGCTAGAAGAGATTTATAGTATCCATTTATAACATGAATTTAGAGTCTGTATCAGCTGGGATATTGGGATGCCTGCAATGTGTACTCTTAAAAAGTAAATGTGTACTCTTAAAAAGTAAACAGCTAATTACATTTCAAGAAAAAAGAGTAATGCTAATGGAGGACAAAGATAGTGCTCCAAAAACCACAAATCCCGAATTCATTCAAAATATCACAGATTCGAAATAGTAAGTTGCGATATACATAACGTTTTTGAAAACTTTTCATATTCTGTACATAATCCATGTTGTATGATTCTCTAGGGTTCTCATCCTACAACTATCAGTTCGGTTGTAACCATATGTCCGTGAAATTTTTTTGAATAGCTTTAAGTTTTTAACACCAAAAATAATAAAGGAGTCGTGTCACTCTATTCACGGTTTATTTTTTGATTTTAGGTTGTTTTTATCCGCAGACAAATAGTTTGCCTACAAATTACAATAGATAGACGTGGACCAACGTCCTTCTCCCACCTATAACACGAAAGAGATTGAAAATGCAATATACCAGTCGCAGTATTCGCTCATGTGCAGGAGACGATGCATCTTTTGCAAGTTCGGCTAGTCGGTACGAGTAGAATGAGCAGTTCAATTCTCTTACGAAAGTCAGGTATTTTGAACCTCATGAAAGCCAGTGGTCTTAGTTTTCAAGAACAAATCAATTTTATTGAAAGCTGGCCATATAGACGACTTTTTCTCTACTTGTCGTGACAAGTCAACTTCAAAAAATGCATTTGATTACGGTTTTTCATAGGATTCGGACTTAAGTTTTGACTAGTCAAGATCGAGGGCTCCTTAACCACAAGGTATATATTGGGAAGCCACATCTGCTGGATCCAACTTGATAAATATCAACAATGCCATGTACAGCAACTGCTGGGACTATACATTCCCTAATTGCTCCTAACTGTTTATGGGGTACGAATAAAACCAATGTTTAATAGTGTAGATTTATTTATATCAAAAACTGTAATTTAATTCCTCGGGGATTTTATTCGTGAAAATACAACTATATAGTCTTCGACAAATTAAAATGCATACATTAAATATATGAACGATTTCTGCGCAGCGTTAGGCCTAGCATGCAGGTAAAGGAGCGCCACACAAACACCGGTTATGAAAGTACTCTGCGTAAGTGAAGCCCTGTAAGTTGCCTCCAACTGGAATCTGTCCACACAGCCTGTTATAGCTGACGTTAAATTGCTGTAAATTATCCAATGTAGTCAATCCCACTGGAACGTTCCCCGTCAATTTGTTATGGTTCCAATCCAGATTGCTCAAACTCTCTGGAAACTCGAGCTTCGTAATATCAAACTCAAACAAGTTCCTTGAAAAATCAGCGTCTTGCAATGCCTTGCTTTTCCCGAACAAGAATGAGATGTCGCCTTCCAGTTTGTTCCGCGATAAATCAATTCTCGTAAAGTTCATGTTACCTAAAGTTTTTGGAACAGATCCTGTGAGTTGATTGTGCGAGAGGAAGAGGTCGGGCGGGGATGATCCAGTGAAAGCTCCGAAGGATTCAGGGATTGTTCCAGTGAGTCTGTTGCGGTCCAAGTGAAGAGCAAGGAGGCTGGGGAGGAGCGATAGAGACGGGGGGATTGAGCCAGAGAGTTGATTGAAAGACAAATCTAGATAGGTTAAGGTCTTGAGTTTGCTAAAAAAAGAAGGGACAGGTCCTGTGAGGTTGGTCCAGCTAAGCCTGACTGTTTTGAGTCTGGTTAGTTTCGCAATGGCTGATGGTATTTCTCCGGTAATATTCGTGATATGGCGAAATAATAGTGTTTCGAGAAAAGGCAAGTCACCGACTGCGGCTGGAATTTGGCCAGAGATATTGGCCTGGAAGACAGTGAGAGCGTTGATGCGGTTGATTTTCGGATCACAGTCCACGACATACCAATCGCAACAGTCAGTGTCCGGGTTCCACGAGGCTAAATGGTAGGGGTTGCCAAGGTCTTGCTTGATTTTTAAGAGGACCTTCTTGTCCTTAGGGTTGCATTTCTCTGCTGCATAGCAAGGGAATGACAGGGAGAGGAAGTAAAAGAGAAAAATTATGAACAGAGAGTAGGTCTTCATGTTGTAGTGCTAACTTGGTTGCACTGTTAAGATTCATGCTctaatttatatataaaaaaaaatcgATCTAGAAGACAGCCTGTATTTGAAAGCCTGCTATGTTGTAGTCTCACATTAATAATTGCCCGAAGACTTCATGAAAATAAATACTCCTAAAGTGGTGTTATCTGAAGAATGGTGTTATCCGGAGAAGGATAAAGAATAAAGACATATTAAGGTTTATCTGTGTATTTCAATTTCAATTTCAATTTCAATTTCAATTACGTCAAATACAAGTAATATATTTTAAtagatactccctccgtccccttctttctttacatttttttttcaatgttcgacacacattttaaggcttttatatactatttttttttctgaataaaaattaaatatttaaagtttaattcagaaaaagaaaattttgaaaataaggTATAAAACTATACTATATCTAagccttaaaatacgtgtcgagTAGTTGAAACGAAACGTAAAAAAATGAAGGGGACGGAGGGAGCAGTTCTTTTGGTTTGTATGATCGAAATTGTTTAGTTTATCGAAGTTCTATAAAATTAAAAACTTAGATAACTAGTTCTTTTGAGTTTGTACGATCGAAATAGTTGAGTTTTTCGAACGCTTAAGCGGTTAAGCGGACGCTTAAGCGAAATTTTAAGCGGGTTTATAAGtggataaataatatttatttaaaattttatatataataataatatgtgtaatactaaaataatgaaaataaataaagtatcaagaatataaacatatttttttcttaaaacttatatatttttattttttaatcaagatcattgttttttttaaaataaatattaatattaaaaattaaaaatttgacaaGTCAAAATCGGTTTGACCGCTTAATGATCGTTT harbors:
- the LOC141701357 gene encoding polygalacturonase inhibitor 1-like, producing the protein MKTYSLFIIFLFYFLSLSFPCYAAEKCNPKDKKVLLKIKQDLGNPYHLASWNPDTDCCDWYVVDCDPKINRINALTVFQANISGQIPAAVGDLPFLETLLFRHITNITGEIPSAIAKLTRLKTVRLSWTNLTGPVPSFFSKLKTLTYLDLSFNQLSGSIPPSLSLLPSLLALHLDRNRLTGTIPESFGAFTGSSPPDLFLSHNQLTGSVPKTLGNMNFTRIDLSRNKLEGDISFLFGKSKALQDADFSRNLFEFDITKLEFPESLSNLDWNHNKLTGNVPVGLTTLDNLQQFNVSYNRLCGQIPVGGNLQGFTYAEYFHNRCLCGAPLPAC
- the LOC141701356 gene encoding large ribosomal subunit protein eL6x-like, whose translation is MAPSNKPKVSRNPDLIRGVGKYSRSQMYHKRGLWAIKAKNGGVFPRHDAKPAAPEPVAKPPKYYPADEVKKPLANKRKARPTKLRASITPGTVLIILAGRFKGKRVVFLKQLASGLLLVTGPFKVNGVPLRRVNQAYVIGTSTKVDISGVNVEKFDDKYFAKEVTKKNKKGEGEFFEAEKDEKKALPPAKKEDQQIVDAVLLKSIECVPDLKTYLSARFSLMSGMKPHELVF